AGTTGTTTTAACAACAGTAACAGTTCCAATTATTCATGCTAAACACTTGGTAAAGGTTTTGTTATTAAAAACAATAAAAAGAACGTTCTTTTCAGATTTTTAGTAAACTAGTTTGAGCTATTGTTTGGTACGAATACAAAACGTAATATCTAAATCAGATGTTTACTTTAAAATCTTATTTCAAAGATAACTAAGTAAGACGGAATTAAAAATAATGTAGCCTTCTAGTTATTAATAAGTTATGAGTAGTGTTTATTAACATTTGTTAAAAACTTAAGCTCATAGAAAAACCCCATTTCTTTAGAAGAAATGGGGTTTGATATATTGAACACTAATTGTTTAGCGTTGTACTTCTTTAATTCTAGCTTTTTTACCAGTAAGTTTTCTAAAGTAGAAAATTCTAGCTCTTCTTACGGCACCTTTTTTGTTTATTTCAATTTTTTGAATTGCAGGTAAGTTAATAGGGAATATTCTTTCAACACCTACAGTACCAGACATTTTTCTAATTGTAAAAGTTTCAGATAAACCTGAACCTCTACGTTGAATAACTACACCTTTAAAAAATTGCGTACGTTTTTTTTCACCTTCCTTAATTTCATAATACACAGTAATTGTGTCTCCGGCAGCAAACTCAGGAATTTCATTTTTTGCTACAAATTCGTTTTGTACAAATTTTACTAAATCTTCCATTTTTTATATTTTGAGAAAATTTCAAAGATCAACATTCACGATTTTCGTCAGAGGTTGATTTTGAGTGTGCAAATATAATAAATTATTTTTGAAGTGAGTGGTGAAATGTTAAAATTATTTTTCACTCTTTTTTAATAAATCAGGCCGTATGTTTTTTGTCCTTTCTATGGCTTTTTCTGTTCGCCATTCTTCAATTTTAGGAAAATTACCTGATAGTAATATTGCCGGTACTTTTAATCCATTATACTCTGACGGTCTTGTGTAAACTGGAGGAGCCAACAGCCCATCCTGAAATGAATCACTTAAAGCAGAGGTTTCATCACCTAAAACTCCGGGTATTAAACGGATAATACTATCTGATAAAACAGCAGCGGCTAGCTCGCCACCACTGAGTACATAATCGCCAATTGAAATTTCTTTAGTAACTAATAAGTCGCGTACACGATGGTCTATACCCTTATAATGGCCACATAGAATAATAATATTCTCTTTTAAAGATAGCGTATTTGCCATTTGTTGATTGAGCATTTCGGCATCTGGCGTCATATAAATCACTTCATCATAATTCCGCTCTAATTTTAACTTTGAGATGCATTTATCAATGGGTTCAATCATCATCACCATACCAGATTCTCCTCCATAAGGTGAATCATCTATTTTTCCATATTTATTAACTGCATAATCTCTTAAATTATGAAAATGAATTTCCACCAATTCTTTATCAATGGCTCTTTTGATTATTGAATGCTCAAAAGGACTTTTAATAAGATCAGGTGAAACAGTAATTATATCTATTCTCATATTGTTTTAGGTGCATTTTATAATGACTTTCGTTTGTTAATGATAAAAAAACAAACGAAAGTCAATTAGAACTAATAAAGCTCTTTATAGTATTGTGTTGCCATACGTTTACTTCCAAATTCAGGGAGTACATCATCAATGCCATTAAATACAATTTCTTGCCATTTTTTTGGAGAATCATAGTAGGTAGGTAAAACTTTATTTTCTAAAATATCATAAAGGCTTTCGCTATCCAATCTATCTTGATCCCAAGAAGGTAAATTATGATCTACTTCAGGAAAAACAAAACAGTTTTTGCCATCTTTTACAAATTCTGGTATCCACCCGTCATTAGTAGATACATTTACAGATCCATTCATTGCAGCAGTCATTCCACTGGTGCCAGAAGCTTCTCTCGTTATTCTTGGCGTATTTAACCAAATATTTGAACCTTCTTTTAGTTTTTTTGATAATTCAATTTCATAACCAGTAAGTACGGTAATATTTTTTCTAGGTTTTGAGTAGTTCACTAAATAATTAAAACTATCAATAGCTCCATAATCAAATGGATAAGGTTTACCTGCCCAAATAATTTGTACCGGATATTTTTCATTTGATATGAGTCTTTCAAAACGCTCAATATCAAAAAGTAATAAGTCAGCTCTTTTATAGCCTGCAAAACGACGTGCCCATATTATTGTTAAAATAGTTGGATCAAATTGTTTACCTGTTTGCATATAAACTTCGGAAAATAAATCTGATTTTAATTCCGTTTTTCTTTTGGTAAATGCCTTCGCATTTTTAGTTTTAGCGGCCTTCTTTATTTTGTCATCTTGCCAAAATTTTTGATTTTGAGCATTGGTTATTGGAATAATTTTAC
The nucleotide sequence above comes from Aureibaculum algae. Encoded proteins:
- the rplS gene encoding 50S ribosomal protein L19 translates to MEDLVKFVQNEFVAKNEIPEFAAGDTITVYYEIKEGEKKRTQFFKGVVIQRRGSGLSETFTIRKMSGTVGVERIFPINLPAIQKIEINKKGAVRRARIFYFRKLTGKKARIKEVQR
- the trmD gene encoding tRNA (guanosine(37)-N1)-methyltransferase TrmD, whose protein sequence is MRIDIITVSPDLIKSPFEHSIIKRAIDKELVEIHFHNLRDYAVNKYGKIDDSPYGGESGMVMMIEPIDKCISKLKLERNYDEVIYMTPDAEMLNQQMANTLSLKENIIILCGHYKGIDHRVRDLLVTKEISIGDYVLSGGELAAAVLSDSIIRLIPGVLGDETSALSDSFQDGLLAPPVYTRPSEYNGLKVPAILLSGNFPKIEEWRTEKAIERTKNIRPDLLKKSEK